Proteins from a single region of Esox lucius isolate fEsoLuc1 chromosome 13, fEsoLuc1.pri, whole genome shotgun sequence:
- the LOC105014250 gene encoding E3 ubiquitin-protein ligase NEURL3 yields the protein MSVNNSYRLMNPCFFVYVSFRVCADTCLWTLLPRSLDLSQGGLREQLVSLHQGARRADRTATTFRYGLVFSSRPVRIQERVILRVERCVLNWQGAMRVGFTTMPPMGRSLPSLAIPDLTDTPGHWAAPVPEICCLAGSELEFWVSRGGNVYFRTANGQKQRLLEGVDLSRPLWFMIDVYGQTCTVVLLRSEKKCFFWKRKSCPAPQWNTSCHTCQRQTLSNAYNLVNVNRIRDDGHDKRISPCVAKTLTSDCENMEDCENMEDCENMEDCENMEDCENMEDCAVCLSQDACIRLQCGHKCLCLQCSTRVMQEFGTCPLCRQNIRSLVQTKRPLKRPSHDKLIRLYCHR from the exons ATGTCTGTCAACAACAGCTATCGTTTGATGAAcccttgtttctttgtgtacGTCTCCTTTAGAGTCTGTGCCGACACATGTCTGTGGACCCTGTTGCCTAGGTCCCTTGACCTTTCACAAGGAGGCCTAAGGGAGCAGTTGGTGAGTTTGCACCAGGGGGCCAGGAGGGCAGACAGGACTGCAACCACCTTCAGATACGGGCTGGTGTTCAGCAGCCGCCCAGTACGAATCCAAGAGAGAGTGATCCTGCGAGTGGAGCGGTGTGTTCTGAACTGGCAAGGGGCCATGCGTGTAGGCTTCACTACTATGCCTCCAATGGGCAGATCCCTGCCTTCTCTGGCTATTCCAGACCTCACGGACACCCCTGGACACTGGGCTGCTCCTGTGCCAGAGATTTGCTGTCTGGCAGGCTCAGAGCTCGAGTTCTGGGTTTCCCGTGGTGGTAACGTATATTTCAGAACAGCCAATGGCCAAAAACAAAGACTGCTGGAGGGAGTGGACCTCAGTCGGCCCCTGTGGTTCATGATTGATGTATATGGGCAGACCTGCACTGTGGTCTTACTAC GTTCCGAAAAGAAATGCTTTTTTTGGAAACGAAAGTCCTGTCCTGCTCCTCAATGGAATACCTCCTGTCATACTTGCCAGAGACAAACTTTGTCCAATGCATACAACCTTGTGAATGTGAACCGGATTCGTGATGATGGCCATGACAAAAGAATTTCACCATGTGTAGCCAAAACACTGACATCAG ACTGCGAGAACATGGAGGACTGCGAGAACATGGAGGACTGCGAGAACATGGAGGACTGCGAGAACATGGAGGACTGCGAGAACATGGAGGACTGTGCGGTGTGTCTGAGCCAGGATGCCTGTATCCGTCTCCAGTGTGGCCACAAATGCCTGTGTCTCCAGTGTTCCACCAGAGTGATGCAAGAATTTGGAACTTGCCCTCTTTGTCGTCAGAACATCAGGAGCCTTGTGCAAACGAAACGACCCTTGAAGAGACCGTCACACGACAAACTGATTCGATTATATTGTCACCGGTGA
- the nkx6.3 gene encoding LOW QUALITY PROTEIN: homeobox protein Nkx-6.3 (The sequence of the model RefSeq protein was modified relative to this genomic sequence to represent the inferred CDS: substituted 1 base at 1 genomic stop codon): protein MDPNIPGSFLFNNSLNQFSSDLKAPVCQYSVPNSFYKLNPGLNSQLQAAGTPHGISDILSRSMMGATGPHXPALRDTPPWGGFGTVAAPGVYYNRADYNPSLGGFTKPGTECHIKGGSGSCWAESGYEWRGGRQQCNNNSGHLGDLSGRKKHTRPTFSGHQIFVLEKTFEQTKYLAGPERARLAYSLGMTESQVKVWFQNRRTKWRKKTASEPSSTQALRGEQGEEASENEVEDEEYNKPLDPDSDDEKIRLLLRKHHRAFSVLRLGPHHV, encoded by the exons ATGGATCCCAACATACCGGGGTCTTTCCTGTTCAACAACAGCCTGAACCAGTTCTCATCCGACCTAAAAGCACCTGTGTGTCAGTACTCAGTGCCCAACTCTTTCTATAAGCTTAACCCCGGCCTGAACAGCCAGCTGCAGGCAGCGGGCACACCCCACGGCATCAGTGACATTCTCAGCCGGTCCATGATGGGCGCTACCGGCCCCCACTAACCTGCTCTCAGGGATACTCCACCATGGGGGGGCTTCGGCACAGTGGCTGCCCCAGGGGTCTACTACAACCGTGCCGACTACAACCCCTCTCTGGGTGGCTTCACCAAGCCTGGCACCGAGTGCCATATTAAGGGTGGCAGTGGCAGCTGCTGGGCTGAGAGCGGGTACgagtggagaggagggaggcagCAGTGCAATAACA ACAGTGGGCATCTAGGGGATTTGTCAGGGAGGAAGAAACACACCAGACCTACATTCAGTGGACATCAGATATTTGTACTAGAAAAAACCTTTGAACAGACCAAGTACTTGGCCGGGCCAGAGAGAGCTAGACTGGCTTACTCCCTGGGCATGACAGAGTCACAAGTCAAG gTGTGGTTCCAGAACCGCCGCACCAAGTGGAGGAAGAAGACTGCTTCTGAGCCCAGCTCCACCCAGGCCCTACGTGGCGAGCAGGGAGAAGAGGCGTCGGAGAACGAGGTGGAGGATGAGGAGTACAACAAGCCCCTGGATCCCGACTCAGATGATGAGAAGATACGACTGCTGCTGCGCAAACACCACCGAGCGTTCTCCGTACTACGCCTCGGTCCGCACCACGTCTGA